One genomic segment of Bdellovibrionales bacterium includes these proteins:
- a CDS encoding proline--tRNA ligase — translation MKWSKCFIFTSKETPADAEIPSHKLMLRGGFIKKLAPGIFTYGPMALKSIRKFEQIVREEHSKCGAVELLMPMVHPRELWEETKRWTEMGEGLLKFKNRNGQDFCLGATHEEAVTDYVRKDVKSYRDLPVTLFQIQTKFRDEIRPRFGLLRGREFIMKDAYSFDLTEAHAKKSYQVMYGVYQAIFSRLGVNFRIVEADTGNIGGSLSHEFQILADSGEDQLLVASEGDFAANIEICPAADTSESESSTEAPRPKEVFETPGVRTISDLSKATKVPENQLVKTLFFSVNDGLSTEIKPIAVLLRGSDEANPIKIKNLLGLSNPPPLLSDEEVKLISGARPGSCGPVGLKIPIYIDKGVEALRNYIVGANQEERHLRYINHGRDFEVTRVGDLRMAKEGDLAPQGQGTLKSCRGIEVGHIFYLGTKYSKAMSANYLNTEGKLAPIEMGCYGIGISRTVQAVIEQSHDKDGIIWPVSIAPYHVHICQLDIGDPLVVEAADKIYSQLLSAGVDVLFDDRDERPGVKFKDADLLGMPLRLTIGARGLQSGEIEVVDRSTKVITKKPLGEVCLYVQNWLKEKGWRPCSVN, via the coding sequence ATGAAGTGGTCGAAATGTTTTATATTCACAAGCAAAGAAACACCAGCAGATGCTGAGATTCCAAGCCACAAGTTGATGCTTAGGGGTGGATTCATTAAAAAATTGGCGCCCGGGATTTTCACTTATGGTCCCATGGCATTGAAGTCTATTCGAAAGTTTGAACAAATTGTGAGAGAGGAACACAGCAAGTGCGGAGCTGTTGAACTGCTTATGCCGATGGTCCACCCACGGGAGTTGTGGGAAGAAACGAAGCGTTGGACAGAAATGGGTGAGGGGTTGCTGAAATTCAAAAATCGCAATGGTCAGGATTTTTGTTTGGGGGCGACGCACGAAGAGGCGGTCACGGATTACGTTCGCAAGGACGTAAAGAGTTATCGTGATTTACCTGTTACTCTATTTCAAATTCAAACCAAGTTTCGCGACGAGATTCGTCCGCGATTTGGGCTGCTTCGTGGCCGTGAATTTATTATGAAGGATGCCTACAGCTTCGATTTAACCGAAGCTCATGCCAAGAAAAGCTATCAAGTCATGTACGGAGTTTATCAAGCGATCTTTTCTCGGTTGGGTGTCAATTTTCGGATAGTGGAGGCTGATACGGGCAATATTGGAGGCAGTCTTTCTCACGAATTTCAGATTTTAGCAGATAGCGGAGAAGACCAATTGTTAGTTGCGAGTGAAGGTGATTTTGCTGCTAACATCGAAATTTGCCCAGCCGCAGATACATCTGAATCTGAATCAAGCACCGAGGCGCCTCGTCCGAAGGAAGTTTTTGAAACTCCTGGGGTGAGAACCATATCAGATCTGTCCAAGGCAACCAAAGTGCCGGAAAATCAGCTGGTCAAGACTTTGTTTTTCTCCGTGAATGACGGACTTTCAACCGAGATCAAGCCAATTGCCGTTCTGTTGCGCGGAAGTGATGAGGCCAATCCAATTAAGATAAAGAATTTACTGGGACTCAGCAATCCTCCTCCTCTATTAAGTGATGAAGAAGTGAAACTGATATCTGGTGCTCGGCCGGGTTCTTGCGGTCCTGTCGGATTGAAAATTCCAATTTATATCGATAAAGGGGTAGAGGCCTTACGGAATTACATCGTCGGGGCGAATCAAGAGGAGAGACATCTTCGGTATATCAATCATGGACGTGATTTCGAGGTCACTCGAGTCGGTGATTTGCGAATGGCAAAAGAGGGTGATCTCGCACCACAGGGACAAGGTACTTTGAAGTCTTGTCGAGGTATTGAGGTGGGTCACATCTTTTACCTTGGTACGAAGTATTCCAAGGCAATGAGTGCGAATTATTTGAACACCGAGGGAAAGCTAGCACCAATAGAAATGGGCTGTTACGGAATTGGAATTTCTCGAACAGTTCAAGCCGTTATAGAGCAAAGCCACGATAAGGATGGCATTATTTGGCCCGTTTCGATCGCTCCATATCATGTTCATATTTGTCAGTTGGATATTGGAGATCCCCTGGTTGTTGAAGCGGCCGATAAGATTTACTCGCAACTTCTCAGTGCTGGAGTAGATGTTTTGTTTGATGACAGAGATGAACGCCCAGGAGTCAAATTCAAGGACGCTGATCTTTTGGGTATGCCTTTGCGTCTGACGATTGGTGCCCGCGGTCTCCAGTCGGGAGAGATAGAAGTCGTCGATAGAAGTACAAAAGTGATTACAAAAAAGCCTCTGGGCGAAGTGTGCCTCTATGTGCAAAACTGGCTGAAAGAAAAAGGTTGGCGCCCATGTTCCGTAAATTAA